In Rhodococcus rhodochrous, a single genomic region encodes these proteins:
- the mutM gene encoding bifunctional DNA-formamidopyrimidine glycosylase/DNA-(apurinic or apyrimidinic site) lyase: protein MPELPEVEVVRRGLAAHVVGATVDSVQVLHPRAVRRHEPGPRDLALQVTGQKVASVERRGKYMWLVLEPADLALVVHLGMSGQMLVQPPTVPDEKHLRIRAVLDNGADLRFVDQRTFGGWALAPLVEVDGDRLPLPVAHIARDPMDPRFDPDAVVAVLRTKHTEIKRALLDQTVVSGIGNIYADEALWRARIHGNRPTDALSRPKLRSALDAATEVMAEALGQGGTSFDALYVNVNGESGYFERSLNVYGRENEPCRRCGAPIRREKFMNRSSYSCPKCQPRPRTAR, encoded by the coding sequence GTGCCCGAACTTCCCGAGGTCGAGGTGGTCCGTCGCGGACTCGCCGCGCACGTCGTCGGCGCGACGGTGGACTCGGTGCAGGTGCTGCATCCGCGTGCCGTCCGCCGGCACGAGCCCGGTCCGCGCGATCTCGCACTGCAGGTGACCGGTCAGAAGGTCGCTTCGGTCGAGCGCCGCGGCAAGTACATGTGGCTCGTGCTCGAACCGGCCGATCTGGCTCTCGTGGTGCACCTGGGGATGAGCGGGCAGATGCTCGTGCAGCCTCCGACCGTTCCGGACGAGAAGCATCTGCGTATCCGCGCCGTCCTCGACAACGGTGCCGATCTGCGTTTCGTCGACCAGCGCACCTTCGGAGGCTGGGCCCTGGCCCCGCTCGTGGAGGTGGACGGTGATCGTCTGCCGCTGCCGGTCGCGCACATCGCCCGCGACCCGATGGATCCCCGGTTCGACCCGGATGCGGTCGTGGCCGTGCTGCGCACCAAGCACACCGAGATCAAGCGTGCGCTGCTCGACCAGACCGTCGTCTCCGGCATCGGCAACATCTACGCCGACGAAGCGCTGTGGCGCGCAAGGATTCACGGCAACCGGCCGACCGACGCGCTGTCGCGTCCGAAGCTCCGGTCGGCTCTCGATGCGGCCACCGAGGTGATGGCGGAGGCTCTCGGGCAGGGCGGTACGTCGTTCGACGCCCTCTACGTCAACGTCAACGGGGAGTCCGGCTACTTCGAACGCTCCCTGAACGTCTACGGGCGCGAGAACGAGCCGTGCCGACGCTGCGGCGCGCCGATCCGCCGCGAGAAGTTCATGAACCGTTCGTCGTACAGCTGCCCGAAGTGTCAGCCACGACCGCGAACGGCCCGGTAG
- the pcaG gene encoding protocatechuate 3,4-dioxygenase subunit alpha, whose amino-acid sequence MSLPTDPYRPVPPLLPRAMVTRFPETPSQTGGPYVHIGLAPQQAGFDIFDNNFGNVLVTDETEGERIVLEGRVIDGTGTPVRDALLESWQANAHGRYAHPDDAQDKDLDPNFRGWGRTGGDFETGVFTIETIKPGAVTNPDGSVSAPHILLVIFARGINLGLHTRVYFEDEAELNAEDPVLKGIEWEVRRNTLIASRSERDGRTVYTIDIRLQDTPDGGAETVFFDI is encoded by the coding sequence ATGAGCCTGCCCACCGATCCCTACCGGCCCGTGCCCCCGCTGCTCCCCCGCGCGATGGTCACGCGTTTCCCGGAGACGCCCTCGCAGACCGGCGGCCCGTACGTCCACATCGGGCTCGCGCCGCAGCAGGCCGGCTTCGACATCTTCGACAACAACTTCGGCAACGTCCTCGTCACCGACGAGACCGAGGGCGAGCGAATCGTGTTGGAGGGCCGCGTCATCGACGGCACCGGCACCCCGGTGCGCGACGCCCTGCTCGAGAGCTGGCAGGCGAACGCGCACGGCCGGTACGCCCATCCGGACGACGCACAGGACAAGGATCTCGATCCGAACTTCCGCGGCTGGGGACGCACCGGCGGCGACTTCGAGACCGGCGTGTTCACGATCGAGACGATCAAGCCCGGCGCCGTCACCAATCCCGACGGTTCCGTCTCGGCACCCCACATCCTGCTGGTGATCTTCGCGCGCGGCATCAACCTCGGGCTGCACACGCGGGTCTACTTCGAGGACGAGGCCGAACTCAACGCCGAGGATCCCGTCCTGAAGGGCATCGAATGGGAGGTGCGGCGCAACACCCTGATCGCGTCGCGTTCCGAGCGCGACGGACGCACCGTCTACACGATCGACATCCGGCTGCAGGACACCCCGGACGGTGGCGCCGAGACGGTCTTCTTCGACATCTGA
- the pcaH gene encoding protocatechuate 3,4-dioxygenase subunit beta, whose translation MSTGEYVERDHALHPPSLTPGYRTSVLRAPRNALITPKPTLSEITGPVFRSDELGALDNDLILNFSKDGLPIGERIIVHGFVKDEFGNPVEGALVEVWQANAGGRYRHKKDTYLAPIDPNFGGCGRMLTDANGYYRFRTIKPGAYPWGNSRNAWRPAHIHVSILGRGWAQRLITQLYFEGDPLIEKCPIARTIPTVDQLRSLIAQEDPASNAPFDARAYRWDITLRGRRATFFESNDLPGAPR comes from the coding sequence ATGTCCACCGGCGAATACGTCGAGCGCGACCACGCACTGCACCCACCCTCGCTCACCCCCGGCTACCGCACGTCGGTGCTGCGCGCACCGCGGAACGCGCTCATCACGCCGAAGCCGACCCTGTCGGAGATCACCGGACCCGTCTTCCGCAGCGACGAGCTCGGCGCCCTCGACAACGACCTGATCCTGAACTTCTCGAAGGACGGCCTGCCCATCGGTGAGCGCATCATCGTCCACGGCTTCGTCAAGGACGAGTTCGGCAATCCGGTCGAGGGCGCACTCGTCGAGGTGTGGCAGGCCAACGCCGGTGGCCGGTACCGCCACAAGAAGGACACCTATCTCGCCCCCATCGATCCGAACTTCGGCGGTTGCGGACGGATGCTCACGGACGCGAACGGCTACTACCGGTTCCGGACGATCAAACCCGGCGCATATCCGTGGGGCAACAGCCGCAACGCCTGGCGCCCGGCGCACATCCACGTGTCGATCCTCGGCCGCGGGTGGGCGCAGCGCCTGATCACCCAGCTGTACTTCGAGGGCGACCCGCTCATCGAGAAGTGCCCGATCGCGCGGACGATCCCGACCGTGGATCAGCTCCGCAGCCTGATCGCCCAGGAGGATCCCGCCTCCAACGCACCGTTCGACGCCCGCGCCTACCGCTGGGACATCACCCTGCGCGGTCGCCGCGCCACCTTCTTCGAGAGCAACGACCTTCCGGGAGCCCCGCGATGA
- a CDS encoding LysR substrate-binding domain-containing protein, with the protein MESEFGPSSSVPDRARRIRLRHLTCFVTVAREGQVGRAAELLHLSQPAVTKTLNELEVLSGAKLLDRGRHGARLTAAGHRFLRYAQDVTTSLDAAVAALAGAAEPAREPLRIGALPTVAGSVLPEALAELRRVRADLDIRIRTDPNAVLLSALAAGTLDVVLGRMAEPSRMVGLSFELLYAETLILVVRPGHPLAERSVSVADTLEYPLVVAISGTVPRHATEALFERHGLRLPVGLIETLDLAVARGVVRRSDAVWITTERAARDDLADGVVRRLDVPTAGTVEPVGVLRRSADASSAAVEDFVTILRDIPVDGTWQDFPHG; encoded by the coding sequence ATGGAATCCGAGTTCGGCCCGTCATCGTCCGTTCCGGACCGGGCGCGACGCATCCGCCTCCGGCATCTGACATGTTTCGTCACGGTCGCGCGCGAGGGTCAGGTCGGCCGGGCCGCCGAACTGTTGCACCTGAGTCAGCCGGCCGTCACGAAGACTCTCAACGAGCTCGAGGTGCTCTCCGGAGCGAAACTCCTCGACCGCGGCCGGCACGGTGCCCGTCTCACCGCGGCGGGGCACCGCTTCCTGCGCTACGCCCAGGACGTCACGACCTCCTTGGACGCGGCGGTGGCCGCACTGGCGGGAGCGGCCGAACCCGCCCGCGAGCCGCTGCGGATCGGAGCCCTGCCCACCGTGGCCGGGTCCGTGCTCCCCGAAGCGCTGGCGGAACTGCGCCGTGTGCGCGCCGATCTCGACATCCGGATCCGCACCGACCCCAATGCCGTCCTGTTGTCGGCGCTCGCCGCCGGCACACTCGACGTTGTCCTCGGCCGCATGGCCGAGCCGTCCCGGATGGTCGGGTTGTCGTTCGAACTCCTGTACGCCGAGACGTTGATCCTCGTCGTCCGGCCCGGACACCCCCTCGCCGAGCGGTCCGTCTCCGTCGCCGACACGCTCGAATACCCCCTGGTGGTCGCGATCAGCGGCACCGTGCCACGCCACGCGACCGAGGCATTGTTCGAACGTCACGGTCTGCGACTGCCGGTCGGGCTGATCGAGACACTCGACCTCGCCGTGGCACGCGGGGTGGTCCGGCGCAGCGACGCCGTGTGGATCACCACCGAACGCGCGGCCCGGGACGACCTCGCCGACGGCGTGGTCCGGCGCCTGGACGTGCCCACTGCGGGCACCGTCGAACCGGTCGGAGTGCTGCGACGCAGTGCCGACGCGTCGTCCGCCGCGGTCGAGGACTTCGTGACCATCCTGCGCGACATCCCCGTCGACGGGACATGGCAGGATTTCCCCCATGGCTGA
- a CDS encoding OsmC family protein, with translation MADQTSDLPATELWVERTGTRRYTGRSSRGAEVLIGSESVEGVFTPGELLKIALAACSGMASDFPLSRRLGDDYDATIRVSGAADRENEVYPHLEEEMVLDLSELDADARDRLIALVERSVDKVCTVGRTLKAGTKVSLTITPED, from the coding sequence ATGGCTGACCAGACTTCCGACCTTCCCGCCACCGAGCTGTGGGTCGAGCGCACCGGCACGCGCCGCTACACCGGACGCAGCTCCCGCGGCGCCGAGGTGCTCATCGGCTCGGAGAGCGTCGAGGGCGTCTTCACCCCGGGCGAGCTGCTCAAGATCGCGCTCGCCGCGTGCTCCGGCATGGCTTCGGACTTCCCGCTGTCCCGCCGGCTCGGCGACGACTACGACGCGACGATCCGCGTCTCCGGTGCCGCCGACCGCGAGAACGAGGTCTACCCGCACCTCGAGGAGGAGATGGTCCTCGACCTGTCGGAGCTCGACGCCGACGCACGGGACCGCCTCATCGCCCTCGTCGAACGGTCCGTCGACAAGGTGTGCACGGTGGGCCGCACCCTCAAGGCGGGCACCAAGGTCTCGCTGACGATCACCCCCGAGGACTGA
- a CDS encoding acylphosphatase, with amino-acid sequence MSAPADVERLTAWVHGRVQGVGFRWFTRARALELGLVGHATNHPDGRVMVVAEGPRPALEQLLAWLRSGDTPGEVRLVVESWDPARGDLTGFVER; translated from the coding sequence ATGAGCGCCCCCGCAGACGTCGAACGGCTCACGGCGTGGGTGCACGGCCGCGTCCAGGGGGTCGGTTTCCGCTGGTTCACGCGTGCCCGCGCACTCGAACTCGGGCTCGTCGGGCACGCGACGAATCATCCCGACGGTCGCGTGATGGTCGTGGCCGAAGGCCCCCGGCCCGCGCTCGAACAGCTCCTCGCGTGGCTGCGATCCGGCGACACCCCCGGTGAGGTGCGGCTCGTCGTCGAATCCTGGGATCCCGCGCGCGGCGACCTCACCGGTTTCGTCGAACGCTGA
- a CDS encoding SMP-30/gluconolactonase/LRE family protein — MGRRARSTMVAVVLAAVGVAPLATAPVAAGPAATAPAAAGPAACAPRSVTTVASGLGVLENLAFDERGGLLVSDTSFVGPGALRRITPDGSVTTVPAEVTGPGGIVVDGPTVYLNVGNTTVSGLAGIADGTIDTLDLDTGERGTHGTGLVMPNGLGRLSDGSMLASRDLGEVGLTLVPAGGGEARVVRTDLGSVNGIAVDGDTVYTVTTFENVNRLHILDARDLEGPVRSIDLPGPGLLSMPDDLTIGPDGALYIALNLGGAVLRVDPATGHSCRIAEGIPLMSSLAFGSGPGWDPNVLYTTGFDGTVRAVHPA; from the coding sequence ATGGGCAGGCGTGCACGTTCGACGATGGTGGCGGTAGTACTCGCCGCTGTGGGAGTGGCGCCCCTGGCCACAGCACCGGTGGCGGCCGGTCCGGCTGCCACAGCACCGGCGGCGGCCGGTCCGGCTGCCTGCGCCCCGCGGTCCGTCACGACGGTCGCGTCGGGACTCGGTGTCCTCGAGAACCTGGCGTTCGACGAGCGGGGCGGTCTGCTCGTCTCGGACACCTCCTTCGTCGGCCCCGGAGCGCTGCGCCGGATCACTCCCGACGGCAGCGTGACCACCGTGCCGGCCGAGGTGACCGGTCCGGGCGGCATCGTCGTCGACGGTCCCACCGTGTACCTGAACGTGGGCAACACGACCGTCTCGGGACTCGCCGGGATCGCCGACGGCACGATCGACACGCTCGACCTCGACACGGGTGAACGCGGCACCCACGGCACCGGGCTGGTCATGCCGAACGGCCTCGGCCGGCTGTCGGACGGATCGATGCTCGCCTCGCGCGATCTCGGCGAGGTCGGACTCACGCTCGTGCCCGCCGGCGGGGGCGAGGCCCGCGTCGTCCGCACCGATCTCGGATCCGTCAACGGCATCGCCGTCGACGGCGACACCGTCTACACGGTGACGACCTTCGAGAACGTCAACCGGCTCCACATCCTCGACGCACGCGACCTCGAAGGACCCGTGCGCAGCATCGACCTGCCCGGGCCGGGGCTGCTCTCGATGCCCGACGATCTCACGATCGGTCCCGACGGCGCGCTGTACATCGCGCTCAACCTCGGCGGCGCGGTCCTGCGGGTCGATCCGGCGACCGGGCACAGCTGCCGCATCGCCGAGGGCATCCCGCTGATGTCCTCGCTCGCCTTCGGTTCGGGACCGGGCTGGGACCCGAACGTCCTGTACACGACCGGTTTCGACGGGACGGTCCGCGCGGTGCACCCGGCCTAG
- the smc gene encoding chromosome segregation protein SMC, with amino-acid sequence MYLKSLTLKGFKSFASSTTLRFEPGITCVVGPNGSGKSNVVDALTWVMGEQGAKALRGGKMQDVIFAGTAGRPPLGRAEVTLTIDNSDGALPIEYSEVSVTRRMFRDGAGEYEINGSSCRLMDVQELLSDSGIGREMHVIVGQGRLAAILESRPEDRRAFIEEAAGVLKHRKRKEKALRKLDSMQANLARLTDLTAELRRQLKPLGRQAEVARRAQTIQADLRDARLRLAADDLVTRRAELAGHDEQEKMVRERLDTVLAAFDDANAELARHEQALAQLTPGAEAASQTWFRLSALAERVSATVRVAQERARHLHAEPEDRSGQDPDEMEARADRIAAEEAELIEAVEIAHGALEAAREQLAAQEEAAAAAERAHLAAVRAVADRREGLARLAGQVETMRTRAESIDAEIARLTVAIEEARLRGVAAQAEFETAQARIDDLDAGEIDADAQHERALEAQRLADERVTELQEAERAAGKEVASLGARIEALSMGLERTDGAAWLIDTRSGDGLVGRLADRLRVSPGYEAAVAAAFGAAADALEVESADAAISAVAALADADQGRVAFVLPGAAGPTDTGDLPSGARWLREVVECPADLCGGVDGLLARTVVVDDLPTALGVCAARPDLRAVTRGGDLAGAGWVVGGSHRAPSTLEIQAAIDTSRAGLEQAERRSEELAAALAGALAEQAERAEHVEQTLAALNESDAAMSAVYEQLGRLGQAARTAHAESGRLAAQRTEAEKERDAAREKLVELEERLRLAEDDSAGSSDGAGTDHTAAEREMAAAALAEVRAVEVEARLAARTAEERAEALRGKADSLRRAAQAEREARARAERARVARRQAAAVAAAVAESGQRLAEQLEVAVAMALAQRDDLNRRRAECAEQLERARELVRELSAQRDQLTDAVHRDEVARAQASLRIEQLEQTILEQHGIALDDLVAEYGPDVPLPPTPLEMAEYEQARERGEQVVAPQPMPYDRATQERRAKRAEKDLATLGRVNPLALEEFAALEERYNFLSTQLEDVKSARKDLLAVVEEVDARILQVFTEAYADVEREFEQVFAKLFPGGEGRLVLTDPSDMLTTGIEVEARPPGKKVKRLSLLSGGEKSLTAVAMLVAIFRARPSPFYVMDEVEAALDDTNLRRLIGLFEQLREKSQLIVITHQKPTMEVADALYGVSMRGDGITRVISQRLRGREIATPVPEPEEELQA; translated from the coding sequence ATGTACCTCAAGAGTCTGACGTTGAAGGGCTTCAAGTCCTTCGCCTCGTCGACGACTCTGCGTTTCGAACCGGGCATCACCTGTGTGGTCGGCCCCAACGGGTCCGGCAAGTCGAACGTCGTCGACGCACTCACCTGGGTGATGGGGGAGCAGGGCGCCAAGGCCCTGCGCGGCGGCAAGATGCAGGACGTCATCTTCGCCGGAACTGCAGGCCGCCCACCGCTCGGACGCGCCGAGGTCACGCTCACCATCGACAACTCCGACGGCGCGCTGCCCATCGAGTACTCCGAGGTCTCCGTCACCCGCCGCATGTTCCGCGACGGTGCAGGCGAATACGAGATCAACGGCAGTTCCTGCCGCCTCATGGACGTGCAGGAACTGCTGTCCGACTCCGGTATCGGCCGCGAGATGCATGTCATCGTCGGTCAGGGCCGCCTCGCCGCGATCCTCGAATCGCGCCCGGAGGACCGGCGCGCCTTCATCGAGGAGGCCGCCGGCGTCCTCAAGCACCGCAAGCGCAAGGAAAAGGCGCTGCGCAAGCTCGACTCGATGCAGGCCAACCTCGCCCGCCTCACCGACCTCACCGCCGAACTGCGCCGCCAGCTCAAACCGCTCGGCCGGCAGGCCGAGGTCGCACGTCGCGCCCAGACCATCCAGGCCGACCTGCGCGACGCGCGGTTGCGACTGGCTGCCGACGACCTCGTCACCCGCCGCGCCGAACTCGCCGGGCACGACGAGCAGGAAAAGATGGTCCGGGAGCGGCTCGACACCGTGCTCGCGGCGTTCGACGACGCGAACGCCGAACTCGCCCGTCACGAACAGGCCCTCGCACAGCTCACGCCGGGTGCCGAAGCGGCGTCGCAGACCTGGTTCCGCCTGTCCGCGCTCGCCGAGCGCGTGTCGGCGACCGTGCGGGTCGCGCAGGAACGCGCCCGGCACCTGCACGCCGAACCCGAGGACCGCTCCGGTCAGGATCCCGACGAGATGGAGGCCCGCGCCGACCGGATCGCCGCCGAGGAAGCGGAACTGATCGAGGCCGTCGAGATCGCGCACGGAGCCCTCGAAGCGGCTCGCGAGCAGCTCGCCGCGCAGGAGGAGGCCGCAGCGGCCGCCGAACGCGCACATCTGGCCGCGGTGCGTGCCGTCGCCGACCGGCGCGAGGGCCTCGCGCGTCTCGCGGGCCAGGTCGAGACGATGCGCACCCGCGCCGAGTCGATCGACGCGGAGATCGCGCGCCTGACCGTCGCCATCGAGGAGGCCCGCCTCCGCGGCGTCGCCGCACAGGCCGAGTTCGAGACCGCTCAGGCACGCATCGACGATCTCGACGCCGGTGAGATCGACGCCGACGCGCAGCACGAACGAGCCCTGGAAGCGCAGCGACTCGCCGACGAGCGGGTCACCGAACTCCAGGAGGCAGAACGCGCCGCGGGCAAGGAGGTCGCCTCCCTCGGAGCCCGCATCGAGGCCCTGTCGATGGGCCTCGAACGCACCGACGGTGCGGCCTGGCTGATCGACACGCGGTCCGGCGACGGACTCGTGGGGCGCCTCGCCGACCGGCTCCGGGTGTCCCCGGGATACGAGGCCGCCGTCGCAGCCGCCTTCGGCGCCGCGGCCGACGCCCTCGAGGTGGAGTCGGCCGACGCCGCGATCTCGGCGGTCGCAGCGCTCGCCGACGCCGACCAGGGCCGGGTGGCATTCGTCCTGCCCGGCGCGGCCGGCCCCACCGACACCGGCGACCTGCCGTCCGGTGCCCGATGGCTCCGCGAGGTCGTCGAGTGCCCCGCCGACCTGTGCGGAGGCGTCGACGGCCTGCTGGCCCGCACCGTCGTGGTCGACGACCTGCCCACCGCCCTCGGGGTCTGCGCCGCCCGCCCCGACCTGCGCGCCGTGACGCGCGGGGGAGACCTCGCCGGTGCGGGCTGGGTGGTCGGCGGCTCGCACCGCGCCCCGAGCACCCTCGAGATCCAGGCGGCGATCGACACTTCCCGTGCCGGTCTCGAACAGGCCGAACGCCGCTCCGAGGAACTGGCCGCGGCTCTCGCGGGCGCACTCGCGGAGCAGGCCGAACGCGCCGAACACGTCGAACAGACCCTCGCTGCGCTCAACGAGTCCGACGCGGCGATGTCGGCCGTCTACGAACAACTCGGCCGGCTCGGCCAGGCGGCACGCACCGCCCACGCCGAATCCGGACGGCTCGCCGCCCAGCGCACCGAAGCGGAGAAGGAACGCGACGCGGCGCGGGAGAAGCTGGTCGAACTCGAGGAGCGACTGCGCCTGGCCGAGGACGACTCGGCCGGAAGTAGCGACGGTGCCGGCACCGATCACACCGCCGCCGAACGGGAGATGGCCGCGGCCGCCCTCGCCGAGGTCCGGGCCGTCGAGGTCGAGGCGCGACTCGCGGCGCGCACGGCCGAGGAACGCGCCGAAGCGCTTCGGGGCAAAGCAGATTCGCTTCGTCGTGCCGCGCAGGCCGAGCGCGAGGCCCGTGCTCGTGCCGAACGTGCCCGCGTCGCGCGTCGTCAGGCGGCGGCCGTCGCCGCGGCGGTGGCCGAATCAGGGCAGCGACTCGCCGAACAACTCGAGGTGGCCGTGGCGATGGCACTCGCACAGCGCGACGACCTGAACCGGCGCCGCGCCGAATGCGCCGAGCAGCTCGAACGGGCCCGCGAACTCGTTCGCGAACTGTCGGCGCAGCGCGACCAGCTCACCGACGCGGTGCATCGCGACGAGGTGGCCCGGGCGCAGGCCTCGCTCCGGATCGAGCAGCTCGAGCAGACCATCCTCGAGCAGCACGGCATCGCCCTCGACGACCTCGTGGCCGAGTACGGCCCCGACGTGCCGCTGCCGCCCACGCCGCTGGAGATGGCCGAGTACGAGCAGGCACGCGAACGCGGCGAACAGGTGGTCGCTCCGCAACCGATGCCCTACGACCGGGCCACCCAGGAGCGGCGGGCCAAGCGCGCGGAGAAGGATCTCGCGACGCTCGGGCGCGTCAACCCGCTTGCATTGGAGGAGTTCGCGGCGCTCGAGGAGCGGTACAACTTCCTGTCGACCCAGCTCGAGGACGTCAAGAGCGCCCGCAAGGACCTTCTCGCCGTCGTCGAGGAGGTCGACGCGCGAATCCTGCAGGTGTTCACCGAGGCCTACGCCGACGTCGAGCGCGAGTTCGAACAGGTCTTCGCGAAGCTGTTCCCCGGTGGGGAGGGACGGCTCGTGCTCACCGACCCCAGCGACATGCTCACTACCGGCATCGAGGTCGAGGCCCGCCCGCCGGGCAAGAAGGTCAAGCGCCTGTCGCTGCTGTCGGGCGGCGAGAAGTCCCTGACTGCGGTGGCGATGCTGGTCGCGATCTTCCGGGCCCGTCCCTCACCCTTCTACGTGATGGACGAGGTCGAAGCCGCGCTCGACGACACCAACCTGCGACGGTTGATCGGGCTGTTCGAGCAGCTGCGCGAGAAGTCCCAACTCATCGTCATCACCCACCAGAAGCCGACGATGGAGGTCGCCGACGCGCTGTACGGCGTGAGCATGCGGGGCGACGGCATCACCCGGGTCATCTCGCAGCGACTGCGCGGACGCGAGATCGCGACACCGGTCCCCGAACCGGAGGAAGAGCTCCAAGCCTGA
- the ftsY gene encoding signal recognition particle-docking protein FtsY — translation MSTGAWIVIAAALAVVLVALVVGLTLYRRRQVSLKAPETPQLDSAETKDRSGGYKAQSGFSFSQGTAAPPAPAPRPAPKPAPKPAAKPEPAPRTVPLPEEITEAPPSAPAPAEPKAEPAPAPKVEPKPAEPKPAEPKPAEPEPVEPEVAPEPERPAPEPVEPEVAPEPEVAPTPEPEVEPAPATETVAEPEVTEPEVVEPEIVEPAGPAAVPPAAPIEEIEPTAGRLVRLRGRLARSQSAVGKSLLGLLGGGDLDEDSWEEIEDTLLVADLGAATTTKIVDRLREEMVVNNVRSEADARAVLRSVLVDELRPELDRSIRALPHEDHPAVLLVVGVNGTGKTTTTGKLARVLVADGRRVLLGAADTFRAAAADQLQTWAERVGAEVVRGKEAADPAAVAFDAVARGIDNGVDAVLVDTAGRLHTKTGLMDELGKVKRVVEKKAAVDEVLLVLDATIGQNGLMQARVFAEVVDITGVVLTKLDGTAKGGIVFQVQHELGVPVKLVGLGEGADDLAPFEPEAFVDALLG, via the coding sequence GTGAGTACCGGAGCCTGGATAGTCATCGCCGCCGCGCTGGCGGTCGTTCTCGTCGCGCTCGTCGTCGGTCTGACCCTCTACCGGCGGCGGCAGGTGTCGCTGAAGGCGCCCGAGACCCCGCAGCTCGATTCCGCCGAGACCAAGGACCGCTCGGGCGGTTACAAGGCGCAGAGCGGATTCAGTTTCTCGCAGGGCACGGCCGCGCCACCGGCGCCGGCCCCCCGGCCTGCGCCGAAACCGGCACCGAAGCCTGCGGCGAAGCCGGAGCCCGCGCCCCGCACGGTGCCGTTGCCGGAGGAGATCACCGAAGCTCCGCCGAGCGCACCTGCACCCGCGGAGCCGAAGGCGGAACCGGCGCCTGCGCCGAAGGTCGAGCCCAAGCCTGCGGAGCCGAAGCCGGCCGAACCGAAGCCGGCCGAACCCGAGCCGGTCGAACCCGAGGTCGCCCCGGAGCCGGAGCGTCCCGCTCCCGAGCCCGTCGAGCCCGAGGTCGCCCCCGAACCGGAAGTCGCACCGACACCGGAACCCGAGGTCGAGCCCGCCCCGGCGACGGAGACCGTCGCCGAACCTGAGGTCACCGAACCCGAGGTCGTCGAACCGGAAATCGTCGAACCGGCCGGACCGGCCGCTGTTCCGCCGGCAGCCCCGATCGAGGAGATCGAACCCACCGCGGGTCGCCTCGTCCGCCTGCGCGGCCGTCTGGCCCGCTCGCAGTCGGCGGTCGGCAAGAGCCTGCTCGGTCTGCTCGGTGGCGGCGACCTCGACGAGGACTCCTGGGAGGAGATCGAGGACACGCTGCTCGTCGCCGACCTCGGCGCCGCGACGACCACCAAGATCGTCGACCGTCTGCGTGAGGAGATGGTCGTGAACAACGTGCGCAGTGAGGCCGACGCCCGCGCCGTGCTGCGCAGCGTGCTCGTCGACGAGCTCCGTCCCGAACTCGACCGTTCGATCCGGGCCCTCCCGCACGAGGACCATCCCGCCGTGCTGCTCGTCGTCGGTGTCAACGGCACCGGCAAGACCACGACGACCGGCAAGCTCGCCCGCGTGCTCGTCGCGGACGGACGCCGGGTGCTGCTCGGTGCCGCCGACACCTTCCGTGCCGCGGCCGCCGACCAGCTGCAGACCTGGGCCGAACGTGTCGGCGCCGAGGTCGTCCGCGGCAAGGAGGCCGCCGATCCGGCCGCGGTGGCGTTCGATGCCGTCGCGAGGGGCATCGACAACGGTGTCGACGCGGTCCTCGTCGACACTGCCGGCCGCCTGCACACCAAGACCGGCCTGATGGACGAGCTCGGCAAGGTCAAGCGCGTCGTGGAGAAGAAGGCCGCCGTCGACGAGGTGCTGCTCGTCCTCGACGCGACGATCGGCCAGAACGGTCTGATGCAGGCCCGCGTGTTCGCCGAGGTCGTCGACATCACCGGTGTGGTGCTCACCAAGCTCGACGGAACCGCCAAGGGCGGCATCGTCTTCCAGGTGCAGCACGAACTCGGCGTGCCGGTGAAGCTGGTGGGTCTCGGTGAGGGCGCCGACGATCTCGCTCCCTTCGAACCGGAAGCCTTCGTGGACGCCCTGTTGGGCTGA